In a genomic window of Methylovirgula sp. 4M-Z18:
- the cysK gene encoding cysteine synthase A, protein MTERKPGRGRIFDSITDTIGDTPLVRLRRIEKEKGVKAQLLAKLEFFNPISSVKDRIGVSMIDALEKAGKITPGNGVLVEPTSGNTGIALAFVAAARGYKLILVMPESMSVERRKMLALLGAELVLTPAAQGMKGAIAKANEIVAATPGAMIPQQFENPANPAIHRATTAEEIWNDTNGEVDIFVSGVGTGGTITGVGQVLKPRRPTLKVVAVEPEDSPVLSGGQPGPHKIQGIGAGFIPAILDRSVIDEVITVGNQTAFDTARLLAKMEGIPTGISSGAAVAAALEIAARPESEGKKIVIIIPSFAERYLSTALFEGL, encoded by the coding sequence ATGACTGAGAGGAAGCCTGGACGCGGTCGGATCTTCGACTCGATTACCGACACGATCGGCGACACGCCGCTGGTGCGTCTGCGCCGGATCGAGAAAGAGAAGGGCGTGAAGGCTCAGCTTCTTGCCAAGCTGGAATTTTTCAATCCGATCTCCAGCGTGAAGGACCGCATCGGCGTCAGCATGATCGACGCCTTGGAAAAGGCTGGCAAGATCACCCCGGGCAACGGCGTTCTGGTCGAGCCGACCTCCGGCAATACCGGCATTGCCCTCGCCTTCGTCGCCGCGGCGCGCGGTTACAAGCTGATTCTGGTGATGCCGGAATCGATGTCGGTGGAGCGTCGCAAGATGCTCGCTTTGCTCGGCGCCGAACTGGTGCTGACGCCGGCGGCACAAGGCATGAAAGGCGCGATCGCCAAGGCCAATGAGATCGTGGCGGCGACGCCGGGCGCGATGATTCCGCAGCAATTCGAAAATCCCGCCAATCCGGCGATCCACCGCGCCACGACGGCGGAGGAAATCTGGAACGACACCAACGGCGAAGTCGACATTTTCGTCTCCGGCGTCGGCACCGGTGGCACGATCACCGGCGTTGGCCAGGTGCTGAAGCCGCGCCGCCCCACCCTGAAGGTCGTGGCCGTGGAGCCGGAAGATTCGCCCGTGCTGTCGGGCGGCCAACCGGGACCTCACAAGATTCAGGGCATCGGCGCCGGTTTCATCCCCGCCATTCTCGACCGCTCGGTGATCGACGAAGTGATCACGGTCGGTAATCAGACCGCTTTCGACACGGCCCGCCTGCTCGCCAAGATGGAAGGGATTCCGACTGGAATTTCCTCCGGCGCAGCGGTCGCCGCGGCGCTGGAAATCGCGGCCCGGCCGGAATCGGAAGGCAAGAAGATCGTGATCATCATCCCCTCCTTTGCCGAGCGTTATTTGTCGACGGCTCTGTTCGAAGGGTTGTGA
- a CDS encoding MFS transporter, with product MSATRAMDWRTPLAVTMFIQTILSLLSRVIPTIAPTLLPQAGLDPSLVGLFDAMNTIGAMIFLVAGTPLIRHSGNIRTLQIGLLLGVAGLGLLVFPFWLPIALMNLLCGCGYGTSAPAGSDLLLRYSPAHRRTLIFSIKQAAVPLAGIVAGVALPFFVAHTGLPGTIAILMLVTLASALLVQPVRDKLDRDRDPRQPLGFNIFLSAGNLSAPFRCVARSPRLVQMSFVAFCNSVGQGVIYAYLITYLVASLHFDLQVAGTIFAVLQVSGVVGRVLLGWLADRFNASMAILRASSLTSALAVAAFAFSSAAWPPAAFILLASISGLACASWAGICLAEAARAALPGEVSEATSGVTLVYYIGFVIGPVLFAGLLGLSDSYRLGLLITAALTACGALRLAVRPRQGG from the coding sequence ATGAGTGCCACCCGAGCCATGGATTGGCGCACGCCGCTGGCAGTGACGATGTTCATCCAGACCATCCTGTCGCTGCTCAGCCGCGTAATCCCCACGATCGCCCCGACTTTGCTGCCGCAGGCCGGGCTCGACCCGTCGCTGGTTGGCCTGTTCGACGCGATGAACACGATCGGCGCCATGATCTTCCTGGTCGCCGGAACGCCGCTCATCCGCCATTCCGGCAATATCCGCACCCTGCAGATCGGGTTGCTGCTCGGCGTCGCCGGCCTCGGTCTGCTGGTCTTTCCGTTCTGGCTGCCGATCGCCCTGATGAACCTGTTGTGCGGCTGCGGCTACGGTACGTCGGCGCCGGCGGGCAGCGACCTCCTCTTGCGCTATTCGCCCGCCCATCGCCGCACCCTGATCTTCTCGATCAAGCAGGCGGCGGTGCCGCTCGCCGGGATCGTCGCCGGCGTCGCCCTGCCCTTTTTCGTCGCGCACACGGGATTGCCGGGGACGATCGCGATTTTGATGCTGGTGACCTTGGCGAGCGCCCTGCTCGTCCAGCCGGTGCGCGACAAGCTCGACCGGGACCGTGACCCGCGCCAGCCGCTCGGGTTCAATATCTTCTTGTCGGCCGGCAACCTCTCAGCGCCCTTCCGCTGCGTCGCGCGCAGCCCGCGCCTTGTGCAGATGAGCTTCGTCGCCTTCTGCAATTCGGTCGGACAGGGCGTCATATACGCCTATCTGATCACCTATCTGGTCGCCTCGCTGCATTTCGATCTACAGGTCGCGGGCACGATCTTCGCCGTCCTGCAGGTCAGCGGCGTCGTGGGCCGCGTTCTGCTCGGATGGCTCGCCGACCGGTTCAACGCCAGCATGGCGATTTTGCGTGCCTCCAGCCTGACCTCGGCGCTGGCGGTGGCGGCTTTCGCCTTCTCGTCCGCCGCCTGGCCGCCGGCAGCCTTCATCCTGCTCGCGAGCATCAGCGGGCTCGCCTGCGCCTCCTGGGCCGGCATCTGCCTGGCCGAGGCGGCGCGAGCGGCCCTGCCCGGCGAAGTGAGCGAGGCGACATCCGGCGTCACGCTTGTCTATTACATCGGCTTCGTCATCGGCCCCGTTCTGTTCGCCGGCCTCTTGGGCCTGAGCGACTCATATCGCCTCGGCCTGCTGATCACCGCCGCCCTGACCGCCTGCGGCGCCCTTCGCCTGGCCGTTCGGCCGAGGCAAGGAGGCTGA
- a CDS encoding ABC transporter ATP-binding protein, protein MSDNRFGSELLNFDKLRIQVFNDGAPGPVLVDDVSLTLKRGEVLGLIGESGAGKSTIGLSSLGYTRGGTITGGVLNFDGKDIRKMSLEERRDMRGHGVAYIAQSAAASFNPAMTLYDQVCEVPVLEGLMSMDQARQEAIALFRALELPNPDKIGDRYPHQVSGGQLQRAMAAMAMISKPKLIVFDEPTTALDVTTQVEVLASFKKLIHEHGTAALYITHDLAVVAQIADRIMVLRHGKMVECGDARQILQNPQQEYTQRLVSERVHSNEFVTKISDEGEPILVVDNVTASYSGFVKVVQNVSLSARRGDTVAIVGESGSGKSTMARVIVGLLPRESGDIRFAGKSIPRRLADRNKDLLRRVQMIYQMADVALNPRQTLLEIIGRPVKFYFNRSDADVRKRVLELLRQIDLPEHFIDRYPPQLSGGQKQRVSIARALAAEPDLIICDEVTSALDQLVGEEILKLLKSLQEKLGLAYLFITHDLGTVRRIANKVAVMRKGELVAYGDTEKVFAPPYHPYTELLLSSVPEMRPEWLDEVLERRKHIAPVA, encoded by the coding sequence ATGAGCGACAATCGTTTCGGCAGCGAATTGCTCAATTTCGACAAGCTCCGAATCCAGGTCTTCAACGACGGTGCACCCGGTCCGGTTTTGGTGGATGACGTCAGCCTGACGCTCAAACGGGGTGAGGTGCTCGGCCTCATCGGCGAGTCGGGCGCGGGCAAGTCGACGATCGGCCTGTCCTCGCTCGGCTATACGCGCGGTGGGACGATCACGGGCGGTGTGCTCAACTTCGACGGCAAGGACATCCGCAAGATGTCGCTCGAAGAGAGGCGCGACATGCGCGGCCATGGCGTCGCCTATATTGCGCAAAGCGCCGCGGCCTCGTTCAATCCGGCCATGACACTCTACGATCAGGTCTGCGAAGTGCCTGTGCTAGAGGGTCTGATGAGCATGGATCAGGCGAGGCAGGAGGCGATTGCGCTGTTCCGCGCGCTCGAATTGCCGAACCCGGATAAGATCGGCGATCGCTATCCGCACCAAGTCTCGGGCGGCCAGTTGCAGCGCGCCATGGCGGCCATGGCGATGATTTCGAAGCCGAAGCTCATCGTGTTCGACGAGCCGACCACGGCGCTCGACGTGACGACCCAGGTTGAAGTTCTTGCGTCCTTCAAGAAGCTGATCCACGAGCATGGCACGGCGGCGCTGTATATCACCCACGATCTGGCGGTGGTCGCGCAGATCGCCGATCGCATCATGGTGTTGCGGCACGGCAAGATGGTGGAATGCGGCGACGCGCGGCAGATCCTGCAAAATCCGCAGCAGGAGTACACCCAGCGTCTCGTCTCCGAGCGCGTGCACAGCAATGAGTTTGTCACCAAGATCAGCGATGAGGGAGAGCCGATTCTAGTCGTCGACAATGTGACGGCAAGCTATTCCGGCTTCGTGAAAGTGGTGCAGAATGTCAGCCTCAGCGCGCGGCGCGGCGACACCGTCGCCATCGTCGGCGAGTCGGGTTCGGGCAAATCCACCATGGCACGTGTCATCGTCGGCTTGCTGCCGCGCGAATCCGGCGATATCCGTTTCGCCGGCAAGTCGATCCCGCGCCGCCTTGCCGACCGCAACAAGGACCTGCTGCGCCGCGTGCAGATGATCTATCAAATGGCGGATGTGGCGCTCAATCCGCGTCAGACTCTGCTCGAGATCATCGGCCGACCGGTCAAGTTCTATTTCAATCGGTCGGATGCGGACGTGCGCAAGCGGGTGCTCGAATTGCTGCGGCAGATCGATCTGCCGGAACATTTCATCGATCGCTATCCGCCGCAGCTCTCCGGTGGCCAGAAGCAGCGCGTGTCGATCGCCCGCGCCCTTGCCGCCGAACCGGATCTGATCATCTGTGACGAGGTGACCTCGGCGCTCGACCAGTTGGTTGGCGAAGAAATCCTGAAGCTCCTCAAATCGCTGCAGGAGAAGCTTGGCCTCGCCTATCTGTTCATCACGCACGATCTCGGCACGGTGAGGCGCATTGCCAATAAGGTGGCGGTGATGCGCAAGGGCGAACTGGTCGCTTATGGCGACACCGAAAAAGTCTTCGCGCCGCCCTACCATCCCTATACCGAACTGCTGCTGTCGTCCGTGCCGGAAATGCGGCCCGAATGGCTTGACGAGGTTCTGGAACGGCGGAAGCATATCGCGCCGGTGGCCTGA
- a CDS encoding ABC transporter substrate-binding protein translates to MSELEYLKNQHKLGRLSRREFMGRSAALGASAATIATMVAEVDAHAEETPKSGGTLKLGLGGGSTTDSVDVTSYNDSVMIDTSPAIFNSIVEWGHDGKTKPELAESWEAKPGAQEWIFNLRKDVKFHNGKAMTADDVIYSLNLHRGESKSGGAAAIKNVKDIKKLTDNQISILLESADADFTYNLTDYHMKVVPNGFTDWANPIGTGAYTIEKFEPGVRVLLKKANGDYWKKDRGHADSIEITVINDGAARLNAVISGQVDAINRVDPKAVGLLQKSSKLDLVRAPGGWHTVMAMTVDQAPYTNADLRLAMKYAMDREQIMKALFQGYGQIGNDHPIPKTDPYFNTELAVRKHDPDKATFYFKKAGLTDPKIVLQVSDAAFNGAVDMATLLQSSCQKSGIPMDVKKESADGFWSNVWLKGAFVASYWGGRAAATQMLDTAYQAKAAWNETHWNNEKFEKLLRDAKAETDEAKRKSYIWEMQAMLSDEGGALIPVFKDWLQAGSKKIGGLAPTSGFDMNNGYVCEQAWVKA, encoded by the coding sequence ATGAGCGAGCTCGAATATCTGAAAAATCAACACAAATTGGGGCGTCTTTCGCGGCGCGAATTTATGGGCCGTTCGGCCGCCTTGGGCGCGTCGGCAGCGACCATTGCGACCATGGTTGCCGAGGTCGACGCCCATGCGGAAGAGACACCGAAAAGCGGCGGCACGCTGAAGCTCGGCCTCGGTGGCGGCAGTACGACCGACAGCGTGGACGTAACGAGCTACAATGACTCGGTCATGATCGATACATCGCCGGCGATTTTCAATTCGATCGTCGAGTGGGGTCACGACGGGAAGACGAAGCCCGAACTCGCCGAAAGCTGGGAAGCCAAGCCCGGCGCGCAAGAGTGGATTTTCAACCTGCGCAAGGACGTGAAGTTCCACAACGGCAAGGCGATGACGGCGGACGACGTCATCTATTCACTCAACCTCCATCGTGGCGAATCCAAATCCGGCGGCGCGGCAGCCATCAAGAATGTGAAGGACATCAAGAAGCTCACCGACAATCAGATTTCGATTCTGCTCGAAAGCGCCGACGCGGACTTCACCTACAACCTGACCGACTATCACATGAAAGTCGTGCCGAACGGCTTCACGGATTGGGCCAATCCGATCGGCACCGGCGCTTATACGATCGAGAAGTTCGAACCCGGCGTCCGTGTGCTCTTGAAAAAGGCCAATGGCGACTATTGGAAGAAAGATCGCGGACATGCCGATTCGATCGAGATCACGGTGATCAATGACGGCGCCGCCCGTCTGAACGCGGTGATTTCGGGTCAGGTCGACGCCATCAACCGGGTCGATCCGAAGGCTGTCGGGCTGCTGCAAAAGAGCAGCAAGCTCGATCTCGTGCGCGCGCCGGGTGGCTGGCACACCGTGATGGCGATGACGGTCGATCAGGCACCCTATACCAATGCCGATCTTCGCCTCGCCATGAAATATGCGATGGATCGCGAGCAGATCATGAAGGCGTTGTTCCAGGGCTACGGCCAGATCGGCAACGATCACCCGATCCCGAAGACCGACCCGTATTTCAACACCGAACTCGCGGTCCGCAAGCACGATCCGGACAAGGCCACTTTCTACTTCAAGAAAGCCGGCCTCACCGATCCGAAGATCGTGCTGCAGGTTTCGGACGCCGCCTTCAACGGTGCCGTCGACATGGCGACGCTGCTGCAGTCGAGCTGCCAGAAGAGCGGCATTCCGATGGACGTGAAGAAGGAGTCGGCTGACGGCTTCTGGAGCAATGTGTGGTTGAAAGGCGCATTCGTCGCAAGTTATTGGGGCGGCCGCGCGGCAGCAACGCAGATGCTCGACACGGCCTATCAGGCCAAGGCGGCCTGGAACGAAACCCATTGGAACAACGAGAAGTTCGAAAAGCTTCTCCGCGACGCCAAGGCCGAAACCGACGAAGCCAAGCGCAAGAGCTACATCTGGGAGATGCAGGCGATGCTCTCCGACGAAGGCGGTGCCCTCATCCCCGTATTCAAGGACTGGCTGCAAGCCGGGTCGAAGAAGATTGGCGGTCTCGCACCGACCAGCGGCTTCGATATGAACAACGGCTATGTCTGCGAGCAGGCTTGGGTGAAGGCGTAA
- a CDS encoding ABC transporter permease yields the protein MKLFGYRLTLTAQIGLVIIALNVIMAVFAPLIAPYSPLDPDDAAGAYADPSWAHWLGTDQIGRDLLSRIIYGARLSIGISIAATLLSFFIGITAGFTAAVSNRWVDMAMSRFVDLLLSIPTLIAAFIVISALGTGMPVLILTIAILDSTKVFRLARAVAMNITVMEFVESARLRGEGLWWIIRREILPNAVPPLVAEFGLRFCFTFLTVAALSFLGLGIQPPQADWGGLVKDLKDVITLGGTAPLYPAAAIAILSIGVNFVVDWMLAIHSKGHGEGA from the coding sequence GTGAAGCTCTTCGGTTACAGACTGACCTTAACGGCGCAAATCGGCCTCGTCATCATCGCACTCAACGTCATTATGGCGGTGTTCGCGCCCTTGATCGCGCCCTATAGCCCGCTCGATCCCGACGATGCGGCGGGCGCCTATGCCGACCCGAGCTGGGCCCATTGGCTCGGCACCGATCAGATCGGCCGTGATCTCTTAAGTCGCATCATCTACGGCGCACGCCTCTCGATCGGCATTTCGATCGCCGCGACCCTCCTGTCGTTTTTCATCGGGATCACCGCGGGCTTCACAGCCGCGGTCTCGAACCGCTGGGTCGACATGGCCATGTCGCGTTTCGTCGATCTTCTGCTCTCGATCCCGACTCTGATCGCCGCCTTCATCGTGATTTCGGCGCTCGGCACCGGCATGCCGGTGCTGATCCTTACCATCGCCATTCTCGATTCGACGAAAGTGTTCCGGTTGGCCCGCGCGGTCGCCATGAACATCACGGTGATGGAATTCGTGGAATCGGCGCGTCTGCGCGGCGAGGGCCTCTGGTGGATCATCCGGCGCGAAATCCTGCCCAATGCGGTGCCGCCGTTGGTCGCGGAATTCGGCTTGCGGTTTTGTTTCACCTTCTTGACGGTCGCCGCCTTGAGCTTCCTCGGCCTTGGCATTCAGCCGCCGCAGGCCGACTGGGGCGGTCTCGTGAAGGATCTTAAAGATGTGATCACGCTTGGCGGCACGGCGCCGCTCTATCCGGCCGCGGCCATCGCAATTCTGTCGATCGGCGTCAATTTCGTTGTCGACTGGATGCTGGCGATCCACTCGAAGGGTCATGGAGAGGGCGCATGA
- a CDS encoding LOG family protein: protein MTDTKPLPTAQMASATYRVPALDQDFILGDAQRGLRFQMEYEKAEQTLRNWGVRSTVVVFGSARVREDGPPKDQRRYAEARRLARIISEQDGALSPKSGIRDNVIATGGGPGIMEAANRGAHDAGAPTIGFNITLPHEQQPNAYTTPELTFQFHYFSMRKMHLAMRANALVVFPGGFGTFDESFEILTLVQTGKMPPVPIIFFEEAYWRKIINFDALVEEGVIAAKDLDLIDFVDTAEDAWAIIQKKQRAKS from the coding sequence ATGACCGATACCAAGCCGCTTCCTACTGCTCAGATGGCCTCGGCCACCTATCGCGTGCCCGCTCTCGATCAGGATTTCATCTTAGGCGACGCGCAGCGCGGGCTGCGTTTCCAAATGGAATATGAGAAGGCCGAACAGACGTTGCGCAATTGGGGCGTGCGGTCGACCGTCGTGGTGTTCGGCTCGGCCCGCGTACGCGAGGACGGGCCGCCGAAAGACCAGCGCCGCTATGCCGAGGCGCGCCGGCTCGCCCGTATCATTTCGGAACAAGATGGCGCACTCAGCCCGAAGAGCGGCATTCGCGACAATGTGATCGCCACTGGCGGCGGCCCCGGCATCATGGAGGCGGCCAATCGCGGCGCGCACGACGCCGGCGCGCCGACCATCGGCTTCAACATCACGCTGCCGCACGAGCAGCAGCCCAATGCTTACACGACGCCGGAACTGACGTTCCAGTTCCATTATTTCTCGATGCGCAAGATGCATCTCGCCATGCGCGCCAATGCGCTTGTCGTCTTTCCCGGCGGCTTCGGCACGTTCGACGAAAGTTTCGAGATCCTGACCCTGGTGCAGACGGGCAAGATGCCGCCCGTGCCGATCATTTTTTTCGAGGAAGCCTATTGGCGCAAAATCATCAATTTCGATGCGCTGGTCGAGGAAGGCGTTATTGCGGCGAAGGATTTGGATCTGATCGATTTTGTCGACACGGCCGAAGACGCTTGGGCGATCATTCAAAAGAAGCAGCGGGCGAAGTCGTAG
- a CDS encoding mandelate racemase/muconate lactonizing enzyme family protein, with product MKIQDLKTFVVGNPPPRAGGRYFIFVKLITDNGIEGVGEVYAASFGPQAMVAMIKDVFEHHVLGADPFQIELLWRNVYGRGYSMRPDISLMGVLSGIELALWDIVGKAVGKPVYALLGGKVHERLRSYTYLYPRSDEGDAYADPAVYRDPDAAAERALEYVAMGFTALKFDPAGPYSTLDPRQPSLARLDLSEAFCKAIRAAVGDKCDLLFGTHGQFTTSGAIRLARRIEPYDPLWFEEPVPPEMPEQMARVAAQTTIPIATGERLTTKYEFARVLELKAASILQMAIGRVGGLLEAKKIASMAEAHYAQVAPHLYCGPVEGAANIQLGACSPNFLILESIETWSGFHAKILKKPILWQDGYVIPSNEPGLGVELDEDVAASHPYEGKELHLMPHFGPVGARD from the coding sequence ATGAAGATTCAGGATCTCAAAACATTCGTCGTCGGCAATCCGCCGCCGCGGGCCGGCGGGCGGTATTTCATCTTCGTCAAACTGATCACCGACAATGGCATCGAGGGCGTCGGCGAAGTCTATGCCGCAAGCTTCGGTCCGCAGGCGATGGTCGCCATGATCAAGGATGTTTTCGAGCATCATGTGCTTGGCGCCGATCCGTTCCAGATCGAGCTTTTGTGGCGCAACGTCTATGGGCGTGGCTATTCGATGCGGCCCGACATTTCGCTGATGGGCGTTCTCTCCGGCATCGAACTCGCCTTGTGGGACATTGTCGGCAAGGCGGTCGGCAAGCCGGTCTATGCGCTGCTCGGCGGCAAGGTGCATGAGCGTTTGCGCTCCTATACCTATCTTTATCCGCGTTCCGACGAGGGCGACGCCTATGCCGATCCGGCCGTTTATCGCGATCCGGATGCGGCGGCCGAACGCGCGCTGGAATATGTCGCCATGGGCTTCACGGCCCTCAAGTTCGATCCGGCCGGACCTTATTCGACGCTCGATCCGCGCCAGCCTTCGCTCGCCCGGCTCGACCTGAGCGAAGCCTTTTGCAAGGCGATCCGCGCTGCGGTCGGCGATAAATGCGACCTTTTGTTCGGGACGCACGGCCAGTTCACGACATCGGGTGCGATCCGTCTCGCGCGGCGGATCGAGCCTTACGATCCCTTGTGGTTCGAAGAGCCGGTGCCGCCGGAAATGCCCGAGCAGATGGCGCGCGTCGCGGCGCAGACGACAATCCCGATCGCAACTGGCGAACGCCTGACCACCAAATACGAGTTCGCCCGGGTGCTCGAGCTCAAAGCCGCATCGATCCTGCAAATGGCGATCGGCCGCGTCGGCGGGCTGTTGGAGGCCAAAAAGATCGCGTCCATGGCGGAGGCGCATTACGCGCAAGTTGCGCCACACCTCTATTGCGGCCCGGTCGAAGGCGCGGCCAATATTCAGCTCGGGGCCTGCAGCCCGAATTTTCTGATCTTGGAGAGCATCGAGACCTGGAGCGGATTTCACGCGAAAATTCTCAAAAAGCCGATTCTCTGGCAGGACGGCTATGTCATCCCTTCGAACGAGCCGGGGCTCGGCGTGGAACTGGACGAAGACGTGGCGGCGAGCCACCCTTATGAGGGCAAGGAACTCCACCTCATGCCGCATTTCGGGCCGGTCGGCGCGCGCGACTAG
- a CDS encoding enoyl-CoA hydratase, which translates to MPHGQIRSNHVNGLAWATLFQPAKLNALSLAMWQQVPDAIARAEADPLVRAIVMTGEGEKAFSAGADIGQFADQRSGEAAVLVYEEAVSAAFHAVLHAGKPTIALIRGVCFGGGFALSLCCDLRYAREDARFRIPAARLGLGYASANVDVMVRKLGLGAASELLLTARAIDSAEALRLGAVQRLWPAGSFDAEAAKALQAIAQNAPLTLRAMKAALNECVTLEANRNFANADRLVEACFRSADYREGQAAFKEKREPDFKGE; encoded by the coding sequence GTGCCGCACGGACAGATCCGGTCGAACCACGTCAATGGCCTCGCCTGGGCCACCCTGTTCCAGCCTGCGAAACTCAATGCTTTGAGCCTCGCGATGTGGCAGCAAGTGCCGGACGCGATCGCGCGGGCGGAAGCGGACCCGCTTGTGCGCGCCATCGTTATGACCGGCGAGGGCGAAAAGGCCTTCAGCGCCGGCGCGGATATCGGCCAGTTCGCCGATCAACGCTCCGGCGAGGCCGCTGTGCTCGTCTATGAGGAAGCCGTTTCCGCCGCCTTTCACGCCGTGCTCCATGCGGGCAAACCGACGATCGCGCTGATCCGCGGTGTGTGCTTCGGCGGCGGCTTTGCCTTGAGCCTCTGCTGCGATTTGCGCTATGCGCGGGAGGATGCGCGCTTTCGCATCCCGGCGGCGCGGCTCGGCCTCGGTTACGCGTCGGCCAATGTGGACGTGATGGTGCGCAAGCTTGGACTTGGGGCCGCGAGCGAATTGCTGCTGACCGCGCGTGCCATCGACAGCGCCGAAGCCTTGCGGCTCGGCGCGGTGCAACGCCTGTGGCCGGCCGGCTCTTTCGACGCGGAAGCCGCCAAAGCGCTGCAGGCGATCGCACAAAACGCGCCGCTGACGCTGCGGGCCATGAAAGCCGCCCTCAACGAATGCGTGACGCTGGAGGCGAACCGCAATTTTGCCAATGCCGATCGCTTGGTCGAAGCGTGTTTTCGCAGTGCGGATTATCGCGAAGGCCAGGCGGCGTTCAAGGAGAAGCGCGAGCCGGATTTCAAGGGCGAATAG
- a CDS encoding ABC transporter permease encodes MGKLIAQRLGLAVVTLAAFSVLIFAGTEILPGDLASAILANNATPENLAALRHQLHLDLPAYVRFWNWASGVAFHADFGTSLASGQPVLDEIIPRLKNTMFLALAAAIVSVPLSVVLGLTAAIKQGSVYDRLVNVVTLMTISVPEYFMGYILITIFAMQLGWFSPISNVTPEMPFFERILYTILPMSTLVLVVVAHMMRMTRASVLAIMASPYIEMAILKGIPKWRIVVQHALPNALAPIISVIAINLAYLITGVVLAEVVFVYPGLGQFMVDSVSKRDMPMVQGCGLIFAAAYIMLNMIADVLAIMTNPRLRHPR; translated from the coding sequence ATGGGAAAACTGATCGCGCAACGCCTTGGGTTGGCGGTGGTAACCCTTGCGGCTTTTTCCGTGCTGATTTTCGCCGGCACGGAAATTCTGCCCGGCGACTTGGCGTCGGCGATCTTGGCAAACAACGCAACGCCCGAGAATCTCGCGGCGTTGCGTCATCAGCTCCATCTGGACCTGCCGGCCTACGTGCGGTTCTGGAATTGGGCCAGCGGTGTCGCCTTTCACGCCGATTTCGGGACGTCGCTTGCCAGCGGCCAGCCGGTGCTGGACGAAATCATTCCGCGCCTGAAGAACACGATGTTTCTGGCGCTCGCGGCAGCCATCGTGTCGGTGCCGCTGTCGGTCGTTCTCGGCCTGACGGCGGCCATCAAGCAAGGCAGCGTTTATGACCGCCTCGTCAACGTCGTCACCCTGATGACGATTTCGGTGCCCGAATATTTCATGGGCTATATTCTCATCACGATCTTCGCGATGCAGCTTGGCTGGTTCTCGCCGATTTCGAACGTGACGCCGGAAATGCCGTTCTTCGAGCGCATTCTCTACACGATCCTGCCGATGTCGACGCTCGTGCTCGTCGTCGTTGCGCATATGATGCGCATGACACGCGCTTCGGTGCTCGCCATCATGGCCAGTCCCTATATCGAAATGGCGATCCTGAAGGGCATTCCGAAGTGGCGAATCGTCGTGCAGCACGCGCTGCCGAACGCGCTTGCGCCGATCATCAGCGTCATTGCGATCAATCTCGCCTATCTCATCACCGGCGTGGTGCTCGCGGAAGTTGTGTTCGTCTACCCCGGCCTCGGCCAATTCATGGTCGACTCGGTGTCGAAGCGCGACATGCCGATGGTGCAAGGGTGCGGCCTGATCTTTGCGGCAGCTTATATTATGCTGAATATGATCGCCGACGTTCTCGCCATCATGACCAATCCGAGATTGCGTCATCCACGCTAA